A genomic segment from Rickettsia endosymbiont of Lasioglossum villosulum encodes:
- a CDS encoding transposase yields MIPNDHLLVRIHEAKELEFSFIYEITKNRYCANYGRPSIDPVLFFRMQIISYLYGIKSNRRLCKEIQLNIAYRWFCGLSLEDKVPDHSSLSRIRDRFGVELFQEIFISLIKQWYELDIIKGETIISDASLVESNASMNSLILRKDQGDSQKRELKKYERRYHDFREGKKVRKISNQTHVSRTDPDCSLVSRTNGYKKLCYKTHYSIDSDSRIIIDCYVSTGSQHECIVLPSRVWNILNNFSFRVKEWIADKGYGRGPTYGYFKLLGITTYIPLHVDNLGEGKISRGEFQYDREQDRYKCPQGHYLYPYDKLDKKQIKRYRITGGHCKNCSLKSGCISDNYSNRGRFIYRNPYQDEIDEVKVRQNRIDFKKKLIERKWKIEGLFGEAKENHGLRGAKFRSVQKTQIQILMIAIVQNFKRILKIIFWFFYLLLLKIKKY; encoded by the coding sequence ATGATACCTAATGATCATTTATTAGTGAGGATTCATGAAGCTAAAGAATTAGAGTTTTCTTTTATCTATGAAATAACTAAGAATCGTTATTGTGCTAATTACGGACGTCCATCAATTGATCCTGTATTATTTTTTAGGATGCAAATAATAAGTTACTTATATGGTATAAAGTCAAATAGACGATTATGTAAAGAAATTCAGTTAAATATAGCATATAGGTGGTTTTGTGGTTTAAGTTTAGAGGATAAAGTACCGGATCATTCATCATTAAGTAGGATAAGAGATAGATTTGGGGTAGAACTATTTCAAGAAATATTTATAAGCTTGATTAAGCAATGGTATGAACTAGATATTATAAAAGGAGAAACAATTATTTCAGATGCCTCTTTAGTTGAATCTAATGCCTCTATGAATAGCCTAATATTAAGAAAAGATCAAGGTGATTCACAAAAGAGAGAATTAAAAAAATATGAACGTCGTTATCATGATTTCCGAGAAGGGAAAAAAGTAAGGAAAATATCTAATCAAACTCATGTCAGTAGGACAGATCCTGATTGTAGTCTTGTATCAAGAACTAATGGTTATAAAAAGCTATGTTATAAGACCCACTACTCAATTGATTCAGATTCACGTATTATAATAGATTGTTATGTAAGTACAGGATCACAACATGAGTGTATTGTACTTCCAAGTAGAGTTTGGAATATATTAAATAATTTTTCTTTTAGAGTAAAAGAATGGATAGCAGACAAAGGTTATGGTAGAGGTCCAACCTATGGATATTTTAAATTACTTGGAATTACAACTTATATACCTTTACATGTAGATAATCTTGGTGAAGGAAAAATAAGTAGGGGGGAATTTCAATATGATAGAGAACAGGATAGATATAAGTGTCCACAGGGACATTATCTTTATCCGTATGATAAATTAGATAAAAAACAAATAAAACGTTATCGTATTACAGGAGGGCATTGTAAAAATTGCTCTCTAAAATCAGGTTGTATTTCTGATAATTATAGTAATAGAGGACGATTTATTTATCGTAATCCTTATCAGGATGAAATAGATGAGGTAAAGGTCAGACAGAATAGAATTGATTTTAAGAAAAAACTAATTGAGAGAAAGTGGAAAATAGAAGGTCTATTTGGTGAAGCTAAGGAGAATCATGGTTTACGAGGAGCAAAATTTAGAAGTGTACAGAAAACACAGATTCAAATACTGATGATTGCGATAGTACAAAATTTTAAACGGATACTTAAAATTATTTTTTGGTTTTTTTATCTACTGCTATTAAAGATAAAAAAATATTAA
- a CDS encoding sodium:solute symporter family transporter — protein MYNLNIDNIIVIIFLIITFIVGLRASKHIKDIAEYAIGNKVFGSGILTITILATYITGSKGIGYAGYVFDDGILPILSTILCGVIFCFSFIIFFILPRIKYFDGCLTTAELMGQIYGTKTRFTIGILGSFYTITLVTLQIIWLGNVAELLGMPKLWGIIFGGTFLIIYSSTGGIKSVTITDLIQFIAVMIMIPMIAYVVLNKVGGMESLITKIPTQYFDILHHPNLKDYLIYCVWYIFPAFPLSFPFIQRMLMARNSKQLTNSYYISMFFLIIFFGLLTLIGLSAIVLKETGDVNIPSRGSEIITYLINNYFFAGAKGILAIGLIGAVMSTADSFLNSGALLLSHDVIKPVCDKKNINIDELKLARYSTFGLGIIAVTASVNNVLPRIQYAGIVDLAKGINIASEIVALIFTIPLIAGIIGLKGSSLSFFIPSIITTVTFIIGKLFFDNELLIPISVVINLISFFISHYILNKGFIMVKRDDGNQFTIKASYSSKLFTSLKSFSKQFINYSQPEIEGYGVSANIFALFMIFNYMLPIFMYSYAEPNLYHWILLLRIIGGLMCIGLMLKPYWPSILKKYFPAYYHLTLFYCLPFSSTFIFLLEKGNVEWLINIAFAIILLIVLVNWIVFTVLSITGTLLAFTAYYLLFNSFILSTNVIYILAYTCFFSVIIGIIFVRRKQQYSYLLLNNQQELRELYSSTTDKLVDALNYQEKLARGLGKEGLEILKQAQEVTNNIRKQMMVDSSEAFTKAYNKLTSVTKYLEEIATQAKDYIRLEVESIDINLLLNEVKTRIAKSENTPALAFFNTANYKTIECDINLIKKLLINTIMQVHEYNLNNNYIHIFIDSAELWYRIDSIKNYTKKIPAIRFVVTALGKIDELPNFYMGDTTKAAFTLNIPQDLCKAENVKIINSHYGALHYNGFNNEYSIIFVIPLRVRDIRPKVMDFKENNSILQEFIVDSLDAKKIETTLIQDINKKNPNIDIKQIKKAINLIKKYHAKQTRKSGEHFYIHPLIVTDILLQFTSDEDTLLSSLLHDIVEDTSMSLSTIEAIFNPTVAKLVNGVTKFEQGRKKLNLSQYENIQKLIEQEDVRVLMIKIADRIHNMRTITYHSSYEKQKKIAEQTLLFYIPIAKQLRLSQAVVELQNLVFEVLNKQHGTSEG, from the coding sequence ATGTATAACCTAAATATAGATAATATTATAGTTATTATATTTCTCATAATAACATTCATTGTTGGTCTTCGAGCAAGTAAACACATCAAAGATATAGCAGAATATGCTATAGGCAATAAAGTATTTGGTAGTGGAATACTCACAATTACCATACTGGCCACATATATTACGGGTTCTAAAGGGATAGGATATGCGGGTTATGTATTTGATGATGGTATTTTGCCAATATTATCAACAATTTTGTGCGGTGTGATATTTTGCTTCTCATTTATTATTTTCTTTATTTTACCGCGTATTAAATATTTTGATGGTTGCTTAACTACCGCTGAATTAATGGGACAAATTTATGGTACAAAAACCCGTTTTACTATAGGTATTCTTGGTAGTTTCTATACTATTACCTTAGTAACTTTGCAAATTATATGGCTTGGTAATGTTGCTGAGTTATTAGGAATGCCAAAATTATGGGGGATAATATTTGGTGGAACATTTTTGATAATCTACTCTTCTACAGGTGGCATAAAATCTGTCACTATTACTGATCTTATACAATTTATAGCAGTAATGATAATGATACCAATGATAGCCTATGTAGTACTTAATAAAGTTGGTGGTATGGAATCTTTAATCACCAAAATACCTACTCAGTATTTCGATATTCTGCACCATCCTAATTTAAAAGATTATCTTATCTATTGTGTATGGTATATTTTTCCAGCTTTTCCTTTAAGTTTTCCTTTCATACAAAGAATGCTTATGGCTAGAAATAGTAAGCAACTTACCAATAGTTATTATATTAGTATGTTTTTTCTAATCATATTCTTTGGGCTACTTACCTTAATTGGTTTGTCTGCTATAGTTTTGAAAGAAACTGGAGACGTAAATATACCTTCTAGAGGGAGTGAAATAATTACTTATTTAATAAATAATTACTTCTTTGCTGGTGCTAAAGGCATCCTAGCTATTGGATTAATTGGTGCGGTTATGTCTACTGCTGACTCCTTTTTAAATTCAGGAGCATTATTGCTTTCTCATGATGTAATAAAACCAGTTTGTGATAAAAAAAATATTAATATTGATGAGCTAAAATTAGCACGTTATAGTACGTTTGGGCTAGGGATAATTGCAGTAACAGCATCAGTGAATAATGTTTTGCCTAGGATCCAATATGCAGGAATAGTAGATTTAGCTAAAGGGATAAATATAGCATCTGAGATTGTAGCATTAATTTTTACAATTCCTTTAATTGCAGGCATTATAGGTCTTAAAGGTAGTTCTCTTTCTTTTTTTATACCATCAATAATTACTACCGTAACTTTTATCATTGGTAAATTATTTTTTGATAATGAGCTACTAATTCCTATAAGCGTTGTTATAAATTTGATTAGTTTTTTTATTAGCCATTATATTCTAAATAAAGGATTTATAATGGTAAAAAGAGATGATGGTAATCAATTCACTATAAAAGCTAGTTATTCCAGCAAATTATTTACATCATTAAAATCTTTTTCTAAGCAATTTATAAATTACTCACAGCCTGAAATAGAAGGTTATGGTGTTAGTGCAAATATATTTGCATTATTTATGATTTTTAATTATATGCTACCTATATTCATGTATAGTTATGCAGAACCTAATTTATACCACTGGATTTTATTACTTAGAATAATAGGCGGCTTAATGTGCATAGGACTGATGTTAAAACCTTATTGGCCATCTATTTTAAAAAAATATTTTCCAGCATATTATCATTTAACGCTATTTTATTGTTTGCCCTTCTCCTCTACTTTTATTTTTCTTCTAGAAAAAGGCAATGTAGAATGGTTGATAAATATTGCATTTGCAATAATATTATTAATTGTGCTTGTGAATTGGATAGTATTTACAGTGTTATCTATTACCGGTACATTGCTTGCCTTTACTGCATACTACTTACTATTTAACAGTTTTATACTAAGCACTAATGTTATTTATATATTGGCTTATACATGTTTTTTTTCTGTTATTATTGGCATAATTTTTGTTCGTAGAAAGCAACAATATTCATATTTATTACTTAATAATCAGCAAGAGTTAAGAGAGTTATATAGTTCTACTACTGATAAATTAGTAGATGCTTTAAATTACCAAGAGAAATTAGCTCGTGGTCTTGGTAAAGAAGGATTAGAAATATTAAAACAAGCACAAGAAGTCACAAATAATATACGCAAACAAATGATGGTAGATTCTAGCGAAGCATTTACTAAAGCCTATAATAAGCTAACTTCTGTTACAAAGTATCTAGAAGAGATTGCAACTCAAGCTAAAGATTATATAAGGCTTGAAGTAGAAAGTATTGATATAAATTTATTACTGAATGAGGTTAAGACAAGAATAGCGAAGTCAGAGAATACTCCTGCTTTAGCTTTTTTTAATACAGCAAATTACAAAACTATAGAATGTGATATAAATTTAATAAAAAAACTACTGATAAATACTATAATGCAAGTACATGAATATAATTTAAATAATAATTATATTCATATTTTTATAGATTCTGCCGAGTTATGGTACAGAATTGATTCTATAAAAAACTATACTAAGAAAATCCCAGCTATTAGATTTGTAGTAACAGCATTAGGAAAAATTGATGAGTTACCAAATTTTTATATGGGTGACACAACAAAAGCTGCTTTTACTTTAAATATTCCACAAGATTTATGTAAAGCAGAAAATGTAAAGATAATAAATTCTCATTATGGTGCATTGCATTATAATGGATTCAATAATGAATATAGCATAATTTTTGTTATTCCGTTACGCGTACGTGATATTAGACCAAAAGTTATGGATTTTAAAGAAAATAACTCAATTTTACAGGAATTTATTGTTGATTCCTTAGATGCTAAAAAAATAGAAACTACATTAATTCAAGATATTAATAAGAAAAACCCAAATATAGATATAAAACAAATCAAAAAAGCCATAAATCTAATAAAAAAATATCATGCGAAACAAACCCGTAAATCTGGGGAACATTTTTATATACATCCACTAATTGTAACCGACATATTATTACAATTCACTTCAGACGAAGATACTTTATTATCATCACTACTTCATGATATTGTTGAGGATACCTCGATGAGTTTATCAACCATAGAAGCAATTTTTAATCCAACAGTGGCAAAATTAGTGAATGGGGTAACAAAATTTGAACAAGGTAGAAAAAAATTAAATTTATCACAGTACGAAAATATACAAAAATTAATCGAACAAGAAGATGTAAGAGTTTTAATGATAAAAATTGCAGATCGTATTCATAATATGCGTACAATTACTTATCATAGTTCATATGAAAAACAAAAAAAGATAGCAGAACAAACTTTACTATTCTATATTCCTATAGCTAAACAATTAAGGTTATCTCAAGCAGTAGTAGAACTACAAAACTTAGTATTTGAAGTATTAAACAAACAGCATGGTACCAGTGAGGGATAA
- a CDS encoding IS4 family transposase yields MGKIVNLAKLCQEFFGETANNLSITTGFIKRQRKITGSAFLKAIVFGNMSDSNCSLDGMRNFLSEETIDISAQGLDFRFTEVAVKFMQSMYEQCLKLFRNTMPLDCNILQQFNSVKLLDSSHIILPANMADMYKGCSACYKGRSSTVQSSLKLQVVFDYLNQSLDKVDITEGIRADQGYREHLSNISTKDLLISDLGYFVPASFIQIIELGAYFISRYKADTNIYDHITEEKIDLLNLLDNKFFLSKDVLLGKQAKVKLRIICHKLTDEQAIGRRRKANLLAKSHKYKSSSRNQRLLDWSIFITNISEDMVNAEHIMIIYRARWQIELLFKLYKSHAKIENLKGRSKPARVLCELYGKLCSVLIFHGLSNCVELANDREISLTKAFIELQKRSRELFLSITGRLNDLEQFLKKLIIDWGKFSLKDKYRKTRLSSLNTLKLLTIMA; encoded by the coding sequence ATGGGGAAAATAGTAAACTTAGCAAAACTATGCCAAGAGTTTTTTGGAGAGACAGCCAATAATTTATCCATTACAACAGGATTTATTAAGAGACAACGAAAAATAACTGGTTCAGCTTTTCTAAAAGCTATAGTGTTTGGTAATATGAGCGATAGTAATTGTAGTCTTGATGGAATGCGTAACTTTTTAAGTGAAGAAACTATAGATATTTCTGCCCAAGGCTTAGACTTTAGGTTTACTGAGGTAGCAGTAAAATTTATGCAGTCAATGTATGAACAATGCTTGAAATTATTTAGAAATACTATGCCGCTTGATTGCAACATTTTGCAGCAATTTAATAGCGTTAAATTATTGGATAGTAGCCATATTATTCTACCTGCCAATATGGCGGATATGTATAAGGGTTGCAGTGCTTGCTATAAGGGGCGTAGTAGTACAGTGCAATCTTCTCTTAAATTACAGGTAGTATTTGATTATTTAAATCAATCGTTAGATAAAGTCGATATAACAGAAGGTATAAGGGCTGATCAAGGATATAGAGAACATTTATCAAACATATCTACTAAGGACTTATTAATATCTGATTTAGGTTATTTTGTCCCAGCTTCATTTATTCAAATTATCGAACTTGGTGCATATTTTATTAGTCGTTATAAAGCAGATACTAATATATATGACCATATCACTGAGGAAAAAATTGATTTATTAAACTTATTAGATAATAAATTCTTTTTATCAAAAGATGTACTTTTAGGTAAACAAGCAAAAGTTAAGCTACGGATTATATGTCATAAATTGACTGATGAACAGGCTATTGGTAGAAGAAGGAAGGCTAATTTATTAGCTAAGTCTCATAAATATAAATCTTCTTCAAGAAACCAGAGATTACTAGATTGGTCAATATTTATCACTAATATATCAGAGGATATGGTTAATGCTGAGCATATAATGATAATTTATCGAGCAAGATGGCAAATTGAATTATTATTTAAATTATATAAAAGTCATGCAAAAATTGAGAATCTTAAAGGGAGAAGTAAACCTGCAAGAGTTTTGTGTGAATTATATGGTAAATTATGTAGTGTGCTTATTTTTCATGGATTATCGAATTGTGTAGAATTAGCAAATGATAGAGAAATTAGTTTAACCAAAGCATTTATTGAACTACAGAAAAGGTCAAGAGAATTATTCCTGTCTATTACTGGACGTCTTAATGATTTAGAGCAGTTCCTTAAGAAATTAATTATAGATTGGGGGAAATTTTCTTTGAAAGATAAATATCGTAAAACCAGATTATCTTCCTTAAATACACTAAAATTATTAACAATTATGGCTTAA